A window of Cryptomeria japonica chromosome 3, Sugi_1.0, whole genome shotgun sequence contains these coding sequences:
- the LOC131056642 gene encoding coatomer subunit alpha-2-like: MDRWNAGLCRNDANTKCEYKMLFETNSARVKGLSFHPTRPWILASLHSGIIQLWNYQMGILIGRFDEHGRQPVRGIHFHNSQPLFVSGGDDFKIKVWNYKIRRCLFTLLGHHDYIRTVYFHNEYPWIVSASDDQTIRIWNWQSRDCISVLRGHSHFVMCASFHLKEDLVVSASLDRTVCVWDVSAVRKKTVSPADDILKLTQVSTDLFGGGEGVVKYVLVGHDHGVNWASFHPSLPLIVSAADDYQVKLWRMNDTNAWEVDTLRGHTYRVSSVLFHARQDIIVSSAEDKSIRVWDMPERTTVQTFRRESDRFWILSAHPEVNLLAAGHDHGIIVFKLDMERPMPAYDVSGGSLLYIKYRFLRTRKDNPLMPISRSGSSGPNQGPRSLSYSPTECAVLICSDVDDGAYELYVVPRDSLGRTDSVHDAKRVIGVYAVFAARNRFAVLDKNHNQVTIKNLKSEVTKKCDLPFNADTIFFSETGNLLRRSEDSVILFDIQQRTNLEEIRTPNVKYIVWSNDMENVALLTKHAIIIASKKLSERCKLQETISVKCEAWDDNAIFIYSTLNHIRYCSPNGDSGIIRTLDVPVCITKVSGSSLCCLDRDVKNRIVQLDTSECVSKLVLMKKKDDEVMSMIRNYQICGQAIIVYLQQKGFPEVALHFARDERTQFNFSVKSGNIQIAVASAKEVDEKERWYLQEEWKHSNSLACQRTENFERLSFLYLITGNSDKLAKMLRISEQLKTTMGQFQMHSALYLGDIKERIKSLQNITAFVHGLTDITY; the protein is encoded by the exons ATGGACAGGTGGAATGCTGGCCTTTGTAGGAATGATGCTAATACAAAATGTGAATACAAAATGTTGTTTGAAACCAATAGCGCTAGGGTAAAGGGCCTAAGCTTTCATCCCACAAGGCCATGGATCCTTGCCAGTCTTCACAGCGGCATCATTCAGTTATGGAACTATCAGATGGGAATTCTGATAGGCAGATTTGATGAGCATGGTAGGCAGCCTGTTCGAGGAATACATTTTCACAATTCACAGCCATTATTTGTGTCTGGAG GTGATGATTTCAAGATAAAGGTCTGGAACTACAAGATACGGCGATGCCTTTTTACACTACTAGGGCACCATGACTACATTCGTACAGTTTATTTCCATAACGAGTATCCTTGGATTGTTAGTGCAAGTGATGATCAGACAATAAGAATCTGGAATTGGCAATCTCGAGATTGCATATCTGTTCTTCGTGGTCACAGTCATTTTGTAATGTGTGCCTCTTTTCATCTCAAGGAGGATCTGGTTGTTTCTGCATCATTGGATCGAACTGTTTGTGTATGGGATGTAAGTGCTGTAAGGAAAAAAACTGTTTCTCCTGCTGACGATATCTTGAAGCTGACGCAGGTGAGCACTGATCTCTTTGGAGGTGGTGAAGGTGTTGTGAAGTATGTTCTTGTGGGACATGATCATGGTGTAAACTGGGCCTCATTTCATCCCAGTTTACCATTAATTGTGTCTGCTGCAGATGATTACCAAGTCAAACTTTGGCGGATGAATG ATACAAATGCTTGGGAAGTTGACACTCTAAGAGGACATACATACCGTGTGTCTAGTGTGTTGTTCCATGCACGCCAAGACATTATTGTTTCAAGTGCTGAAGATAAAAGTATCCGAGTGTGGGATATGCCCGAGCGTACAACTGTCCAAACTTTTCGTAGAGAGAGTGATCGGTTCTGGATTCTTTCTGCACATCCAGAAGTGAATCTTCTGGCAGCTGGGCATGACCATGGGATAATTGTCTTCAAATTGGATATGGAGAGACCT ATGCCTGCCTATGATGTCTCTGGGGGCTCGCTACTATATATCAAGTATCGTTTTCTGCGTACTCGAAAAGACAATCCCTTAATGCCAATTAGCAGATCTGGTTCCAGTGGCccaaatcaagggccaagatctttGTCATACAGTCCAACAGAGTGTGCTGTTTTAATATGTTCAGATGTCGATGATGGTGCTTATGAACTTTATGTTGTGCCAAGGGATAGTCTTGGTAGAACTGATTCAGTACATGACGCAAAGAGAGTAATAGGAGTATATGCTGTGTTTGCTGCAAGGAATAGGTTTGCTGTTCTTGACAAGAACCATAATCAGGTTACTATAAAGAACTTGAAAAGTGAGGTGACAAAAAAGTGCGATCTTCCATTCAATGCAGACACAATTTTCTTTTCAGAGACAGGCAACCTACTTCGTAGATCAGAAGATAGTGTAATTCTTTTCGATATACAACAGAGGACAAACTTAGAGGAAATTCGGACACCAAATGTCAAGTACATAGTTTGGTCAAATGATATGGAGAATGTAGCCTTGCTTACTAAGCATGCAATCATTATTGCAAGCAAGAAATTGTCAGAGAGATGCAAATTACAAGAGACTATAAGTGTTAAGTGTGAGGCTTGGGATGACAATGCAATTTTTATATACTCAACTTTGAATCACATAAGATATTGCTCGCCAAATGGAGATAGTGGTATCATCCGAACCCTTGATGTTCCAGTATGCATAACAAAGGTTTCTGGAAGTTCTCTTTGTTGCCTAGATAGAGATGTTAAGAACCGAATTGTACAGTTAGATActagtgagtgtgtatccaagctggtattgatgaagaagaaagatgatGAGGTGATGAGCATGATTAGGAATTATCAGATCTGTGGACAGGCCATCATAGTTTACCTGCAACAGAAGGGATTTCCAGAGGTGGCCCTTCACTTTGCTAGAGATGAGAGAACTCAATTCAACTTTTCTGTGAAGAGTGGAAACATTCAAATTGCTGTTGCTTCTGCAAAAGAGGTTGATGAGAAGGAACGCTGGTATTTGCAAGAAGAGTGGAAACATTCAAATAGCT TAGCATGTCAAAGGACAGAGAATTTTGAAAGGCTTTCCTTTTTGTATCTGATTACAGGTAATTCAGATAAGTTGGCAAAGATGTTGCGGATATCCGA GCAATTAAAAACTACAATGGGCCAGTTTCAAATGCATT